The bacterium sequence AATCAAGCAGTTCCAAATCAATAAGATTAGATATTACCTCTTCAGAAGTTTCTTCAATTGCCTTTGTTACTTCAATTGATATTTCTTTTTCATAATCTTTATACTTTCTTTCTCGTCCAATATAACTTGTGACTTTCGGAGTTAAATCTAAGGTATATTGTATATGTTCGTCTGGTTTTAAAAATACAACTTCTTTTTCTTCATACTTTACACATAATTTCTTTTTTAAATAAGGAAGTTTACTCCACTTTTCTTTTTCCAAAGGTATGACAGGTATTTTTATTTCTTCAAAGTCAACATCTTCTTTTCTTATTTCTTCTAAAAATTTATTCATATAATCTGCTTTTATTCCGTAAATGTTTAATGTTTCAAGAAGGGCAATCTCTTTATTTTCACTTCTTTTTAAAGTCATATTTTTGCCTTTCAATCTTACGCCTCTTCCAAACAATTGAATAATCTGTGGTCCTTGTCCTTTGCCTATATTCAAAAGACCCATTGAAGATACACGCCAGGTGTCCCAACCTTCAATGAATTTTTTTGAACCAATAAGTATGTTGATACTTGAGTTTTCCTTCTTTATATCATCAAATAAAGATTGAGAGATTGCATCTTGTTCAATTGTAATTTTTTCCTGTTCAAGTAATTTTTTAAAACCAGATATATCGCCAATATTTATAACACCAAAGTATGGATTTTCTCCAATTTTTAACCCAAATTCACCTTCAGAATTTTTTATCTCATATATCTTAAAACTACCTTTGCCAATAAAAACTTTTTTATAAATATCATCAACATCAATGACTTTTCCTCTTAACAACGGAAATCTATTTTCAAAAATATCATTTCCATTATCATCTTCTAAACCAGTTTTTCCACTTAAAACAAAATCAATTTTTTTCTTTAACCAGTTTTGATCTTCTGTAATTTTCTTTATAAACTTAACAATTTCTAAAACATCTGACTCTTCTTCTTTTCCTGTCACTGTTGTTCCGACAAAAATCCAAAGTGGCTTTTCAATGTTATATTCTTTTGCCAAAGTTGTTTTTTCTTCATATAAAACTATCTGTTCATAAAAAGATAAAAGGTTTGCAACAAACATTGTTTCTTGAAAATCTTTGTCTGACAATTTCGTTTCATTAACGTTCAAAACTTTAAAGTCCTTCCCATAGCCGTCTAAATAGAAGTATTTGTAAGAATAATCAAAGATTATTGATTTTGAATATTCTTTTAGTGTTTCTTTGTTTTTCTTACTTAAAATCTGTGCAAAGGTTGCACTATATTCAAAAACAAAGCCATTTTCTGAAAGTTTATCTCTTAACTTTGCCCATTTTTGCTCTTCTGATTTTCTACCTTTATGTCCCTCATCAACAAACATCAAATTCTTTCCTTCAAATGTTTCAACAGGCAAAGTTACTCCACCACCTTTCTTCTCTTCAACAAACTTTGTCATCTCAATTACCAAAACTTCATTTTCCGTCTTTAAGCCACCGTTTAATGAACCCGAACCTGAATAAATTCTTGCTGGTATCCCACTTTTAATTAGCTCTTCATAATGCTGTTTTGAAAGTCCTTCATTTGGAGTGATAAAAATTATGTTGTCAGGAGAGAAAAGATTATATTTGAAAAACTGGTAGTAGTTTATATGAGCAATGAGTGTCTTTCCGGAACCGGTTGCCATCCAAAAAGCAAGTTTTTTAAAATCATCTTCAGTAAAGTTGCCTATTAAGTCTTTTGCATTTTCATCTTCGTAATTTTCTAAAAATTCATTTAATTGATAAAGAAATAATTGTTTATTGTTTTTTAAGTTATCCAAAAATATCTCAGTAAATAAAACAGCAAGGTATTGAAAGTATTTTAGAGAAACATTGCCCCTCCTATAATTTATCTTTTTTTCATACTCCTGAATGTTTTTATCATACCTCAATAACTCATCTTCGTTTATTTTTAATCCGTCTAACCCAGTTAAGACATTTACAAAATGTGTTCTTCCATCGCTATCAGTGCCTTCTTTTGTATCCTTTAATTTTAATTGTAAGTCTCTGAAATCTTTTTCACCAAAAAGTGAGAGAAAGTATTTGTTTAAAATTAAGTACTTTTCAATTTTCATAGTTTAATTTTTCCAATATAAAACTTTTTACTTTTTTTGCAATCTCAACTGCTTCTTTTGCCTCTTCAATAGTTGGTACATAAAACTCATCTGGATATCTTACCTCAACTGCATATCTTGTAAGTTTATTCGCTTTTATTTCATAAAGATATTCAAATTCATCATCGTTTTCTTTACATAATTCAATCAACTCAGCAATATCATGTGTTTTACCAAATGGTTTACTTATAAAAGTTAAATATGCCTTTAAATATTTTTCAACGCATTGTTGAGCATGAAAACAAACAGTACTTGTAAATGGTTCTGATACACTTAGTTCGTCTTCAGCAGTTTTTAAATCACCGTCAGCAATGAAAATCCAGTTTTTATAACTATTTTTTTTCATACCTCAATACCTTCCTTAAGGATATAATAGGTTATTTTTCCCACATCATCTTTTTCTTCTTCTATCTCATCATCTGATTTTATGATAATATCATTTGGAATTCTTAATTTTGCTAATTTTATTTTAATCCCATCAATAATATCCCATTTTTCATTAAAACTGAGTTTTTTATCA is a genomic window containing:
- a CDS encoding HEPN domain-containing protein, translated to MKKNSYKNWIFIADGDLKTAEDELSVSEPFTSTVCFHAQQCVEKYLKAYLTFISKPFGKTHDIAELIELCKENDDEFEYLYEIKANKLTRYAVEVRYPDEFYVPTIEEAKEAVEIAKKVKSFILEKLNYEN
- a CDS encoding nucleotidyltransferase domain-containing protein, with protein sequence MEEALKIIKEEIEKNGLKVLKIILFGSRAKGTYRQDSDFDFFVIVDKKLSFNEKWDIIDGIKIKLAKLRIPNDIIIKSDDEIEEEKDDVGKITYYILKEGIEV
- a CDS encoding DEAD/DEAH box helicase family protein — protein: MKIEKYLILNKYFLSLFGEKDFRDLQLKLKDTKEGTDSDGRTHFVNVLTGLDGLKINEDELLRYDKNIQEYEKKINYRRGNVSLKYFQYLAVLFTEIFLDNLKNNKQLFLYQLNEFLENYEDENAKDLIGNFTEDDFKKLAFWMATGSGKTLIAHINYYQFFKYNLFSPDNIIFITPNEGLSKQHYEELIKSGIPARIYSGSGSLNGGLKTENEVLVIEMTKFVEEKKGGGVTLPVETFEGKNLMFVDEGHKGRKSEEQKWAKLRDKLSENGFVFEYSATFAQILSKKNKETLKEYSKSIIFDYSYKYFYLDGYGKDFKVLNVNETKLSDKDFQETMFVANLLSFYEQIVLYEEKTTLAKEYNIEKPLWIFVGTTVTGKEEESDVLEIVKFIKKITEDQNWLKKKIDFVLSGKTGLEDDNGNDIFENRFPLLRGKVIDVDDIYKKVFIGKGSFKIYEIKNSEGEFGLKIGENPYFGVINIGDISGFKKLLEQEKITIEQDAISQSLFDDIKKENSSINILIGSKKFIEGWDTWRVSSMGLLNIGKGQGPQIIQLFGRGVRLKGKNMTLKRSENKEIALLETLNIYGIKADYMNKFLEEIRKEDVDFEEIKIPVIPLEKEKWSKLPYLKKKLCVKYEEKEVVFLKPDEHIQYTLDLTPKVTSYIGRERKYKDYEKEISIEVTKAIEETSEEVISNLIDLELLD